From the Flavobacteriales bacterium TMED191 genome, the window AAAATTATCAACTGCAGTAAGTGGATTTGTATTTTCAAAAGAAAAAAAAATAAAAGACTTTTTCGCATTAAAAAAAATCAATGAGCAACTTTTAAATATAAATTATAATCTTTTTATAGAAAATCAAAAATTGAAAAAAATATACACATCTAATAAAGAAAATTATTTATGTGATATTATTCAAGCAACAATTGTAAAAAACACTTGGAATAAAAATCAAAATTATTTAGTTATTAATCAGGGATTCTTGCACGGTGTTTATCCTCAAATGGGTGTAGTAAATAATAATAACTTGATTGGCATAACAGCAACAGTCAATAATAATTTTTCTACAGTAATTAGCCTTCTCAATACTGACTTAATGATAAGTGCAAAAATTGCAAAATCTGGTCATTATGGGTCAATATCATGGAATGGTCTAGATTACACCAAAATGCAATTAATGGATATTTCTAAAAATGCAATGGTTGAAGTTGGAGATACTATAGTAACAAGTGGCTATTCTAATATTTTTCCAGAGGGTATAAATATAGGAACTGTTTCTAAATGCAAAAATGAAAAAAATACTAATTTTCTAAATATAGAAGTTACCCTATTTACAGATTTCACAAGTATTGAATTTGTATACTTAATTGAACATAACTTAAAAGAAGAGCGTAACATAATTGAAAAAAGTTTATAAAATGGGTATAATCAAATTATTTTTTTGGTCTACTTTTTGCCAAATTTTTATATTAAATAATATATACCTAAGTGGATATATTAATCCATACTACTATATTATTTTTATTTTTTTAATGCCTTCTAAATCCAATAAACTTTTACTATTATTTTTAAGCCTAATACTTGGACTAACTATTGATATTTTTTCACAAACACAAGGTGCTCACGCATGTGCATGTTTATTAATATGTTATATGAAATTTGCTTTTGGAGGTAAAAAAGAAGAAAATGAAGAAAGTATCAATATTTCTAAAATTCCAATAATTGATTTTATTAGATTTATATTACCTCTCACTATATTACATCATTTTACTCTGTTCTTCCTTGAAAGGTTCTCGATTGAAGAAATAATGTCTGTTATAGTATTAACTATTTCTAGTACATTTTTCACTGTTCTATTATTAATTATACACAAAATTCTCATGCCCAAAAAATGAAAAAAAAATATGATTTCTATGTAGGCAGAAAATTTGCAATCCTAATAAGTTTTTGTGCTGTTTTTATCTTAATTATTGGTAAATTATTTAGTATCCAGATTTTAAATAAAGAATATAAAATATCAGCACAAAATAATGTTATTCGTAAAATTATTCAATACCCAGAAAGAGGCTGGATATATGACCGAAATGGAAACCTACTGGTTTCTAACCAAAG encodes:
- the mreC gene encoding rod shape-determining protein MreC, whose protein sequence is KLSTAVSGFVFSKEKKIKDFFALKKINEQLLNINYNLFIENQKLKKIYTSNKENYLCDIIQATIVKNTWNKNQNYLVINQGFLHGVYPQMGVVNNNNLIGITATVNNNFSTVISLLNTDLMISAKIAKSGHYGSISWNGLDYTKMQLMDISKNAMVEVGDTIVTSGYSNIFPEGINIGTVSKCKNEKNTNFLNIEVTLFTDFTSIEFVYLIEHNLKEERNIIEKSL
- the mreD gene encoding rod shape-determining protein MreD — its product is MGIIKLFFWSTFCQIFILNNIYLSGYINPYYYIIFIFLMPSKSNKLLLLFLSLILGLTIDIFSQTQGAHACACLLICYMKFAFGGKKEENEESINISKIPIIDFIRFILPLTILHHFTLFFLERFSIEEIMSVIVLTISSTFFTVLLLIIHKILMPKK